The Schistocerca gregaria isolate iqSchGreg1 chromosome 1, iqSchGreg1.2, whole genome shotgun sequence genome includes a window with the following:
- the LOC126295098 gene encoding uncharacterized protein LOC126295098, with translation MDARPPAPSVASLADWHDEPVDEELESYAEPPPDSVESTAQWPDEPYNEKLERDSEPPPDSVESTAQWPDEPYKEKLERDSEPPPDSVESTAQWPDEPYNEKLERDSEPPPDSVESTAQWPDEHYNERLERDSEPPPDSVESTAQWPDEPHNEKLERDSEPPPDSVESTAQWPDEAYNEKLERDSEPPPDSVKSTAQRPDEPYNEKLERDSEPPPDSVESTAQWPDEPYNEKLERYSEPPPDSVESIAQWPDEPYNEKLERDSEPLPDSVESTAQWPDEAYNEKLERDSEPPPDSVESTAQWPDEAYNEKLERDSEPQPDSVKSTAQWPDEPHNEKLERDSEPPPDSVESTAQWPDEPYNEKLERDSEPPPDSVESIAQWPDEPYNEKLERDSEPPPDSVESTAQWPDEPHNEKLERDSEPPPDSVESTAQWPDEPHNEKLERDSEPPPDSVKSTAQWPDEPYNEKLERDSEPPPDSVESIAQWPDEPYNEKLERVSEPPPDSVESTAQWPDEPYNEKLERDSEPPPDSVESTAQWPDEPYNEKLERDSEPPPDSVESTAQWPDEPYNEKLERESEPPPDSAESTAQWPDEPSIEKLDIHDEPSNKECLATTSIFTEYCRLRASLSVGLMKVTPLKTGPFPIKTAFIVTGPPKKRAFTERKVCPIKAAFIVTGPPKIRAFTPKKV, from the coding sequence ATGGATGCTAGACCACCAGCACCCTCAGTGGCATCTCTTGCAGACTGGCATGACGAGCCAGTGGATGAGGAATTAGAGAGTTATGCTGAGCCACCTcctgactcagtagaaagtactgcacaatggcctgatgagccctataacgagaagttggaaagagattctgagccgccaccagactcagtagaaagtactgcacaatggcctgatgagccctataaggagaagttggaaagagattctgagccgccaccagactcagtagaaagtactgcacaatggcctgatgagccctataacgagaagttggaaagagattctgagccaccaccagactcagtagaaagtactgcacaatggcctgatgagcacTATAACGAgaggttggaaagagattctgagccgccaccagactcagtagaaagtactgcacaatggcctgatgagccccataacgagaagttggaaagagattctgagccgccaccagactcagtagaaagtactgcacaatggcctgatgaggcctataacgagaagttggaaagagattctgagccgccaccagactcagtaaaaAGTACTGCACAaaggcctgatgagccctataacgagaagttggaaagagattctgagccgccaccagactcagtagaaagtactgcacaatggcctgatgagccctataacgagaagttggaaagatattctgagccgccaccagactcagtagaaagtattgcacagtggcctgatgagccctataacgagaagttggaaagagattctgagccactaccagactcagtagaaagtactgcacaatggcctgatgaggcctataacgagaagttggaaagagattctgagccgccaccagactcagtagaaagtactgcacaatggcctgatgaggcctataacgagaagttggaaagagattctgagccgcaacCAGACTCAGtaaaaagtactgcacaatggcctgatgagccccataacgagaagttggaaagagattctgagccgccaccagactcagtagaaagtactgcacaatggcctgatgagccctataacgagaagttggaaagagattctgagccgccaccagactcagtagaaagtattgcacagtggcctgatgagccctataacgagaagttggaaagagattctgagccgccaccagactcagtagaaagtactgcacaatggcctgatgagccccataacgagaagttggaaagagattctgagccgccaccagactcagtagaaagtactgcacaatggcctgatgagccccataacgagaagttggaaagagattctgagccgccaccagactcagtaaaaagtactgcacaatggcctgatgagccctataacgagaagttggaaagagattctgagccgccaccagactcagtagaaagtattgcacaatggcctgatgagccctataacgagaagttggaaagagtttcggagccgccaccagactcagtagaaagcactgcacaatggcctgatgagccctataatgagaagttggaaagagattctgagccgccaccagactcagtagaaagtactgcacaatggcctgatgagccctataacgagaagttggaaagagattctgagccgccaccagattcagtagaaagtactgcacaatggcctgatgagccctataacgagaagttggaaagagaatctgagccaccaccagactcagcagaaagtactgcacaatggcctgatgagccctctaTTGAGAAGTTGGATATACATGATGAGCCCTCCAATAAGGAATGTTTGGCAACCACCTCTATCTTTACAGAATATTGTCGTTTGAGAGCATCTCTTAGTGTTGGCCTTATGAAAGTAACGCCCTTAAAAACAGGACCATTTCCGATCAAAAcagcctttatcgttacaggcccaccGAAGAAAAGGGCCTTTACTGAACGGAAGGTGTGTCCTATTAAGGCAGCCTTCATAGTCACAGGGCCTCCAAAGATAAGAGCATTTACTCCAAAGAAGGTCTGA